The proteins below are encoded in one region of Kineosporia corallincola:
- a CDS encoding FtsX-like permease family protein, whose translation MLTVAAQTLRARWVGFSGSVLALVLGVAQIAAVGLLLCATASRPDRAPERFASAPAVVFATDPSWNPVQHDLHQRSLEEAQGVDPALLTDLRETGPVAVDRSFEARIAGGPENGLGHPWEVARYGGYDLESGAAPAGNGQIVVPRATGLDVGDRVGVWTADGANTYTVSGITNDVGYEDAVFFSAAEAARISPRIQAVVPTATLERVRQVTGDRAQVLTGERRHILDDSRAQDLEDIDNTVTLLPVMASVAGVTAVFVVASTFAFTVVQRRREIALLRAVGATGRQVRRMVLGEAVLVGAGASLAGCALGLAGANVLAGWLHRLGVSPEGFGIHGPYLTLVVLPLVAAFACGVLMAVLGVVVAAGRASRIRPLEALREADTDDTAGQNGRRVVGGLALATALGVVVWIGWLDPRITLSPNNYVPLLLVPVIAFALLAPVAVGPLTRVLMRPLAGSRHAGPMLVRQSTLTARRRTAATAAPVLLTVGIATSLLGATASVGLARDNGVRNRVTAPFTIAPDGAPGISLGDIDRMQEKLPGARIVAPVHTTVYTQDEGEWDENEAEVIYGGALTDVMRLPMVAGSAEGLDAATVVVPEVWNYRLGESVEMNLGVGNTQRLKVIGVYEALRGDDIGYLSADYANTTAFASNGMARRAYLVPPRGTDADQVRAALGALAGTAGLKVQPTAEFQVTEDAAARHLIEVRQRSVAVIVVLFCFIAVLNTLLMATADRRRDLAVLRMAGATPRQVLGVFAGESLLVGLIGVILALVASALNLAGLRVALGGMFGTTSIEIPWTPVAGIALTGLVLAVLGAVVPALAAGRGPAGRRAGLRE comes from the coding sequence GTGCTGACCGTCGCCGCACAGACCCTGCGCGCCCGCTGGGTCGGGTTCAGCGGCAGCGTGCTGGCCCTCGTCCTGGGCGTGGCCCAGATCGCCGCCGTCGGCCTTCTGCTGTGCGCCACCGCGTCACGGCCCGACCGCGCCCCGGAACGCTTCGCCTCCGCCCCGGCCGTGGTGTTCGCCACCGACCCGTCCTGGAACCCGGTGCAGCACGACCTGCATCAGCGCTCGCTGGAGGAGGCGCAGGGGGTGGACCCGGCGTTGCTCACCGACCTGCGGGAGACCGGGCCGGTCGCGGTCGACCGCAGCTTCGAGGCCCGCATCGCCGGCGGCCCGGAGAACGGCCTGGGCCACCCGTGGGAGGTGGCTCGCTACGGCGGCTACGACCTGGAGTCCGGCGCGGCGCCGGCCGGGAACGGCCAGATCGTCGTCCCCCGGGCGACCGGCCTGGACGTCGGTGACCGGGTGGGGGTGTGGACCGCCGACGGCGCGAACACCTATACGGTCAGCGGCATCACGAACGACGTGGGCTACGAGGACGCGGTGTTCTTCAGCGCCGCCGAGGCAGCCCGCATCTCGCCGCGGATCCAGGCCGTGGTGCCCACCGCCACGCTGGAGCGGGTGCGGCAGGTCACCGGCGACCGGGCCCAGGTGCTCACCGGCGAGCGCAGGCACATCCTCGACGACAGCCGGGCACAGGACCTGGAAGACATCGACAACACCGTGACCCTGCTGCCGGTGATGGCCAGCGTCGCCGGGGTGACCGCGGTGTTCGTGGTGGCCTCCACCTTCGCCTTCACCGTGGTGCAGCGCCGCCGCGAGATCGCCCTGCTGCGCGCCGTCGGCGCCACCGGCCGGCAGGTGCGCCGGATGGTGCTGGGGGAGGCCGTGCTGGTCGGTGCCGGTGCCTCGCTGGCCGGCTGCGCGCTGGGCCTGGCCGGTGCGAACGTCCTGGCCGGATGGCTGCACCGGCTCGGGGTCTCGCCGGAGGGCTTCGGCATCCACGGCCCCTACCTGACGCTGGTGGTGCTGCCGCTGGTCGCGGCGTTCGCCTGCGGGGTGCTGATGGCGGTGCTCGGCGTGGTGGTGGCCGCCGGCCGGGCCTCGCGGATCCGCCCGCTGGAGGCGCTGCGTGAGGCCGACACCGACGACACGGCCGGCCAGAACGGGCGCCGCGTGGTCGGCGGCCTGGCGCTGGCCACCGCGCTCGGGGTGGTGGTGTGGATCGGCTGGCTCGATCCGCGGATCACCCTGTCGCCCAACAACTATGTGCCCCTGCTGCTGGTGCCGGTGATCGCGTTCGCACTGCTGGCCCCGGTCGCGGTCGGCCCGCTCACCCGGGTGCTGATGCGTCCCCTGGCCGGGTCCCGGCACGCCGGGCCGATGCTGGTGCGCCAGAGCACCCTCACCGCCCGGCGCCGCACCGCCGCCACCGCCGCGCCGGTGCTGCTCACCGTCGGCATCGCCACCTCGCTGCTGGGCGCCACCGCCTCGGTCGGCCTGGCCCGCGACAACGGCGTGCGCAACCGGGTCACCGCGCCCTTCACGATCGCCCCCGACGGAGCCCCGGGCATCAGTCTCGGCGACATCGACCGCATGCAGGAGAAGCTGCCCGGTGCGCGGATCGTGGCCCCGGTGCACACCACCGTGTACACCCAGGACGAGGGCGAGTGGGACGAGAACGAGGCCGAGGTGATCTACGGCGGTGCGCTCACCGACGTGATGAGGCTGCCGATGGTGGCCGGCAGCGCCGAGGGGCTGGACGCCGCCACGGTCGTCGTGCCCGAGGTCTGGAACTACCGGCTCGGCGAGAGCGTCGAGATGAACCTCGGCGTCGGCAACACCCAGCGGCTGAAGGTGATCGGCGTCTACGAGGCGCTGCGCGGTGACGACATCGGTTACCTGTCGGCCGATTACGCGAACACCACGGCGTTCGCCTCGAACGGCATGGCCCGCCGCGCCTACCTGGTGCCGCCGCGCGGCACGGACGCCGATCAGGTGCGGGCCGCGCTCGGCGCGCTGGCCGGCACGGCCGGGCTGAAGGTGCAGCCCACCGCCGAGTTCCAGGTGACCGAGGACGCCGCGGCCCGGCACCTGATCGAGGTCCGGCAGCGGTCGGTCGCGGTGATCGTGGTGCTGTTCTGCTTCATCGCGGTGCTCAACACCCTGCTGATGGCCACCGCCGACCGGCGCCGCGACCTGGCCGTGCTGCGGATGGCCGGGGCCACCCCGCGTCAGGTGCTCGGGGTGTTCGCCGGGGAGTCGCTGCTGGTCGGCCTGATCGGGGTGATCCTGGCGCTGGTCGCCTCGGCCCTCAACCTGGCCGGGCTGCGGGTGGCGCTCGGCGGCATGTTCGGCACCACCTCGATCGAGATTCCCTGGACGCCGGTGGCCGGCATCGCCCTGACCGGGCTGGTGCTGGCCGTGCTCGGGGCGGTGGTGCCGGCGCTGGCCGCCGGTCGCGGCCCGGCGGGACGCAGGGCCGGTCTGCGCGAATAA
- a CDS encoding ABC transporter ATP-binding protein, with amino-acid sequence MRGKSSDVDVSTEVRVQEQWEPASGSGRPEAVQITGLTRTYRTGGTEVRALDGVSITFPVGAFTAIMGPSGSGKSTLLQCAAGLDRPDSGRVVVGGTDLTGLDETALTLLRRDHIGFVFQAFNLLPSLTAAQNVELPLRLAGRRPDRDLVARALADVGLADRAGHRPNQLSGGQQQRVAIARALVARPAVLFADEPTGALDATTGRELLTTLRDLLGAPGGGLHSIVMVTHDPVVAAHADRVVFLADGRLVGELTEPTAAQVAARMTGLESDRC; translated from the coding sequence ATGCGAGGCAAGAGCAGCGACGTGGACGTCAGCACCGAGGTCCGCGTGCAGGAACAGTGGGAGCCGGCCTCCGGCTCCGGGCGGCCGGAGGCCGTGCAGATCACCGGCCTGACCCGCACCTACCGCACCGGGGGCACCGAGGTGCGGGCCCTGGACGGGGTCAGCATCACCTTCCCGGTGGGCGCCTTCACCGCGATCATGGGGCCGTCCGGCTCCGGCAAGTCCACCCTGCTCCAGTGCGCGGCCGGGCTGGACCGGCCCGACTCCGGCCGGGTGGTGGTCGGCGGCACCGACCTGACCGGCCTCGACGAGACCGCCCTCACCCTTCTGCGGCGCGACCACATCGGTTTCGTCTTCCAGGCGTTCAACCTGCTGCCCTCGCTCACCGCCGCGCAGAACGTCGAACTGCCGCTGCGCCTGGCCGGCCGCCGCCCCGACCGCGACCTGGTGGCCCGGGCGCTGGCCGACGTCGGCCTGGCCGACCGGGCCGGGCACCGGCCCAACCAGCTCTCCGGCGGCCAGCAGCAGCGGGTCGCGATCGCCCGGGCCCTGGTGGCCCGCCCGGCCGTGCTGTTCGCCGACGAGCCGACCGGTGCCCTCGACGCCACCACCGGCCGGGAACTGCTGACCACCCTGCGCGACCTGCTCGGGGCGCCCGGCGGCGGCCTGCACAGCATCGTGATGGTCACCCACGACCCGGTGGTCGCCGCGCACGCCGACCGGGTGGTGTTCCTCGCCGACGGCCGGCTGGTGGGCGAACTGACCGAACCGACCGCCGCGCAGGTGGCGGCCCGGATGACGGGTCTGGAGTCGGACCGGTGCTGA
- a CDS encoding DUF4097 family beta strand repeat-containing protein → MNMQLRAVWLAAGAVATVIVLVSVGRVFAGAAVPAQHGEDDATLTHPVSKVVVDSNAGDATVTDGPDGQVTLSRRTTWSIGARPRVEQHWQGDVLHLDVRCPEGGVAGIDDCSADFEIQVPAGADVEAKTEAGTLSVTGVGGDVRLSSSAGDIELSGVGGSIHARTQKGSISGDDLNATSTDVEAQAGDAELSYASPPRRVRAVTSAGDVSVLVPSGAYAVVAHSDSQEATVGFTPDPDAEATITATVDAGSVEVGYRD, encoded by the coding sequence ATGAACATGCAACTGCGCGCGGTCTGGCTGGCGGCGGGGGCCGTGGCCACCGTGATCGTGCTGGTGTCGGTCGGCCGGGTGTTCGCCGGTGCCGCCGTCCCGGCCCAGCACGGCGAGGACGACGCCACCCTCACCCACCCGGTCAGCAAGGTGGTGGTGGACTCCAACGCCGGCGACGCCACCGTGACCGACGGCCCGGACGGCCAGGTCACCCTGTCCCGCCGGACCACCTGGTCGATCGGGGCCCGGCCCCGGGTCGAGCAGCACTGGCAGGGCGACGTCCTGCACCTCGACGTCCGCTGTCCCGAGGGCGGGGTGGCCGGGATCGACGACTGCTCGGCCGATTTCGAGATCCAGGTCCCGGCCGGTGCCGACGTCGAGGCGAAAACCGAGGCGGGCACGCTCAGCGTCACCGGCGTCGGCGGCGACGTCCGGCTCAGCAGCAGCGCCGGCGACATCGAGTTGTCCGGGGTGGGCGGCAGCATCCACGCCCGCACCCAGAAGGGCAGCATCAGCGGTGACGATCTGAACGCCACCAGCACCGACGTCGAGGCCCAGGCCGGTGACGCGGAGCTGAGCTACGCGTCACCACCGCGGCGGGTGCGGGCGGTGACCAGCGCCGGGGACGTCTCGGTGCTGGTGCCGAGCGGCGCCTACGCGGTCGTGGCGCACTCCGATTCCCAGGAGGCGACAGTGGGTTTCACCCCCGACCCGGACGCCGAGGCGACGATCACGGCCACCGTGGACGCCGGCAGCGTCGAGGTCGGGTACCGCGACTGA
- a CDS encoding response regulator transcription factor: MRVLIAEDSVLLREGLARLLEMNGLSVTAAVGDADALVASVAQDPPDLAVIDVRMPPDLTDDGLRAAIRIRREQPGVAIVVLSQSVEERYANELLATGTERVGYLLKDRVADVQEFIDAVRRVAGGGTALDPEVVSQLLLRRRSPIERLSPREREVLEVMAQGRSNSGIAGALSISESAVAKHINAIFTKLDITGGEEDHRRVLAVLRYLGVEDPTDRASGGGRP, from the coding sequence GTGCGCGTTCTGATCGCCGAGGACTCGGTGCTGCTGCGCGAGGGCCTGGCCAGACTGCTGGAGATGAACGGGCTGTCGGTGACGGCCGCCGTGGGCGACGCCGACGCGCTGGTCGCCTCGGTCGCCCAGGACCCGCCCGACCTGGCCGTCATCGACGTGCGGATGCCGCCCGACCTGACCGACGACGGGCTGCGGGCCGCGATCCGGATCCGCCGCGAGCAGCCGGGTGTCGCCATCGTCGTGCTCTCCCAGAGCGTGGAGGAACGCTACGCCAACGAGCTGCTCGCCACCGGCACCGAACGCGTCGGCTACCTGCTGAAGGACCGGGTGGCCGACGTCCAGGAGTTCATCGACGCGGTGCGCCGGGTGGCGGGCGGCGGCACCGCGCTCGATCCGGAGGTGGTGTCGCAGCTGCTGCTGCGCCGCCGCAGCCCGATCGAGCGGCTCTCGCCCCGCGAGCGCGAGGTGCTCGAGGTGATGGCCCAGGGCCGGTCCAACTCCGGTATCGCCGGCGCGCTGTCGATCAGCGAGAGCGCGGTGGCCAAGCACATCAACGCGATCTTCACGAAACTGGACATCACCGGGGGCGAGGAGGACCACCGCCGGGTGCTCGCAGTGCTGCGGTACCTGGGCGTGGAGGACCCCACCGACCGGGCGAGCGGCGGGGGACGGCCATGA
- a CDS encoding sensor histidine kinase — translation MDEGEVRTVSGRQAALAVARGPVSRQAWLDTAYLCVNVPLGIAGAAGVLVLITLAATLAVSVVGGLVASGLLLFLVRVLTDLQRSRHLAFRGVPIPPDRPDYAERGWFGRRLTDLRSEGFWRQTGYHLLAAASGAGALLVGLGWVAGVALTLLPSYGWSLPSGGPFGTDLHLAVTQIGFCLAGVVILLATPLLAAGLAEADSRAAQALLGVNRRIQLGQRLTAVGAGRAAAVSAADAERRRIERDLHDGVQQRLMSLAMNLGILRTAHPDLPEGAKLAVQDAHEEAKLVLSELRDLVRGLYPAVLDDRGLDAALSGIAARSAVPVRLEVDLPEQRPPIALEAVAYFVVAETLTNAVRHSGATTVDIAVHEADGVLRVQVTDDGVGGARVGGGSGLKGLTDRVASVDGTLRIDSPAGGPTTITAELPCAF, via the coding sequence ATGGATGAGGGGGAAGTGCGCACGGTGAGCGGCCGGCAGGCCGCCCTCGCCGTGGCGCGCGGCCCGGTCAGCCGTCAGGCCTGGCTCGACACCGCCTATCTCTGCGTCAACGTGCCGCTGGGGATCGCCGGGGCGGCCGGGGTGCTCGTCCTGATCACCCTGGCCGCCACGCTCGCGGTGAGCGTGGTCGGCGGGCTGGTGGCGTCGGGGCTGCTGCTGTTCCTCGTGCGGGTCCTGACCGATCTGCAACGTTCCCGGCACCTGGCGTTCCGCGGCGTGCCGATCCCGCCCGACCGGCCCGACTACGCCGAACGGGGATGGTTCGGCCGGCGGCTCACCGACCTGCGCTCGGAGGGCTTCTGGCGACAGACCGGCTACCACCTGCTGGCCGCGGCCTCCGGCGCCGGCGCCCTGCTGGTGGGGCTGGGCTGGGTGGCGGGCGTGGCACTCACACTGCTGCCGTCCTACGGCTGGTCGCTGCCGTCCGGCGGACCGTTCGGCACCGACCTGCACCTGGCCGTCACCCAGATCGGGTTCTGCCTGGCCGGCGTCGTGATCCTGCTGGCCACCCCGCTGCTGGCCGCCGGGCTGGCCGAGGCCGACTCCCGCGCCGCGCAGGCGCTGCTGGGCGTCAACCGCCGCATCCAGCTGGGGCAGCGGCTCACCGCGGTCGGGGCCGGCCGGGCCGCCGCCGTCAGCGCCGCCGACGCCGAGCGCCGCCGCATCGAGCGCGACCTGCACGACGGCGTCCAGCAGCGGCTGATGTCGCTGGCGATGAACCTCGGCATCCTGCGCACCGCCCACCCCGACCTGCCCGAGGGCGCGAAGCTGGCGGTGCAGGACGCCCACGAGGAGGCCAAGCTGGTGCTGTCGGAGCTGCGTGACCTGGTGCGCGGGCTGTACCCGGCGGTGCTCGACGACCGTGGCCTCGACGCCGCGCTGTCCGGCATCGCCGCCCGCTCGGCCGTGCCGGTGCGGCTGGAGGTCGACCTGCCCGAGCAGCGCCCGCCGATCGCCCTGGAGGCGGTCGCCTACTTCGTCGTCGCCGAGACCCTGACCAACGCCGTGCGGCACTCCGGTGCCACCACCGTCGACATCGCCGTGCATGAGGCCGACGGGGTACTGCGGGTGCAGGTCACCGACGACGGCGTGGGCGGGGCCCGGGTCGGCGGCGGCAGCGGCCTGAAGGGGCTGACCGACCGGGTCGCCTCGGTGGACGGCACGCTGCGCATCGACAGCCCCGCCGGGGGACCGACCACGATCACCGCGGAGTTGCCGTGCGCGTTCTGA
- a CDS encoding TauD/TfdA family dioxygenase has product MSQDLLPALFEDDGSGTSVLERISKDRPALRRDLAERGAVLLRGFAIGGVDGFADVVRAVSGDDPLTYAERSSPRHSIKGDIYTSTDYPPAEEIFLHNENSYQAVWPRTLFFHCLREPLTQGATPLADIRRVWRTVDESVREEFTRRRWRVVRNFRPGFGVPWRELFGTGDRSRVERYCRDRGMRSEWLGDDGLRTTAVRDAVHTHPVTGEPVWFNHATFFHVGTLAAEVREGLLGIFDEPDLPTNTYFGDGGRIPDDVMDHLRACYRQASTRFDWRQGDVLVVDNMAAAHGREPFTGPRRIAVAMAEPSSRPVVDLTAARTAAGTP; this is encoded by the coding sequence ATGAGCCAGGACCTGCTGCCCGCCCTGTTCGAGGACGACGGGTCGGGAACGTCCGTGCTGGAACGCATCTCGAAGGACCGCCCGGCGCTGCGGCGCGATCTGGCCGAGCGCGGGGCGGTGCTGCTGCGCGGGTTCGCGATCGGCGGGGTGGACGGTTTCGCCGACGTGGTGCGGGCGGTGTCGGGCGACGACCCGCTCACCTACGCCGAGCGGTCCTCGCCGCGGCACAGCATCAAGGGCGACATCTACACCTCGACCGACTACCCGCCGGCCGAGGAGATCTTCCTGCACAACGAGAACTCGTACCAGGCCGTGTGGCCGCGCACGCTGTTCTTCCACTGCCTGCGTGAGCCGCTCACCCAGGGCGCCACGCCGCTGGCCGACATCCGGCGGGTCTGGCGCACGGTCGACGAGTCGGTGCGCGAGGAGTTCACCCGCCGCCGCTGGCGGGTGGTGCGCAACTTCCGTCCCGGGTTCGGGGTGCCCTGGCGCGAGCTGTTCGGCACCGGCGACCGCTCCCGGGTCGAGCGGTACTGCCGGGACCGGGGCATGCGATCGGAGTGGCTGGGGGACGACGGACTGCGCACGACCGCGGTCCGGGACGCCGTCCACACGCACCCGGTGACTGGTGAGCCGGTGTGGTTCAACCACGCCACGTTCTTCCACGTCGGCACCCTCGCCGCCGAGGTGCGGGAGGGACTGCTGGGCATCTTCGACGAGCCGGACCTGCCGACCAACACCTACTTCGGCGACGGCGGGCGCATCCCGGACGACGTGATGGACCACCTGCGCGCCTGCTACCGCCAGGCGTCCACCCGCTTCGACTGGCGGCAGGGCGACGTGCTGGTGGTGGACAACATGGCGGCCGCGCACGGCCGGGAACCGTTCACCGGCCCCCGGCGGATCGCGGTGGCGATGGCCGAGCCGTCCTCGCGGCCGGTGGTGGACCTGACGGCCGCCCGGACCGCCGCCGGGACGCCGTAG
- a CDS encoding TauD/TfdA family dioxygenase, producing the protein MSWQPLEITPGTVRAPATAAGLVEYLRAEAALDSLLTEHKALVFRGFGVTPGTLESAIDLLLPNRLAYVHGNSPRTKVGKNVYTSTEYPPEYTISMHNELSYAASWPARLMFFCEVAPATGGATPIVDGTAWLEALDDEVRDAFAGGVRYTQNLHDGLGLGKSWQATFESTDRDQVQELLTASGATWEWKGDGGLRVDMVRPATIKHPVNQNEVWFNQSDQWHAAALGDETAAALAKIMPEDELPQSVRFADGSPIPGEYAIQVRDRGLEAAVDVDWNTGDLMLIDNISVGHGRRSFTGPRRVLVAMSD; encoded by the coding sequence ATGAGCTGGCAACCACTGGAGATCACGCCCGGCACCGTCCGCGCGCCCGCCACCGCCGCGGGTCTGGTCGAGTACCTGCGCGCCGAGGCCGCGCTGGACTCCCTGCTGACCGAGCACAAGGCGCTGGTGTTCCGCGGTTTCGGGGTCACCCCCGGCACCCTGGAGAGCGCCATCGACCTGCTGCTGCCCAACCGCCTGGCCTACGTGCACGGCAACTCGCCGCGCACCAAGGTGGGCAAGAACGTCTACACCTCCACCGAGTACCCGCCCGAATACACCATTTCCATGCACAACGAGCTGTCCTACGCGGCCAGCTGGCCGGCCCGGCTGATGTTCTTCTGCGAGGTCGCGCCGGCCACCGGTGGCGCCACCCCGATCGTGGACGGCACCGCCTGGCTGGAGGCCCTCGACGACGAGGTGCGCGACGCGTTCGCCGGCGGTGTGCGCTACACCCAGAACCTGCACGACGGGCTGGGCCTGGGCAAGAGCTGGCAGGCCACCTTCGAGTCCACCGACCGGGACCAGGTGCAGGAGCTGCTCACCGCCTCCGGCGCCACCTGGGAGTGGAAGGGCGACGGCGGCCTGCGGGTCGACATGGTGCGCCCGGCCACGATCAAGCACCCGGTGAACCAGAACGAGGTGTGGTTCAACCAGTCCGACCAGTGGCACGCCGCCGCCCTCGGCGACGAGACCGCCGCGGCGCTGGCGAAGATCATGCCGGAGGACGAGCTGCCGCAGTCGGTCAGGTTCGCCGACGGCAGCCCGATCCCGGGGGAGTACGCGATCCAGGTGCGCGACCGCGGTCTGGAGGCCGCCGTCGACGTGGACTGGAACACCGGCGACCTGATGCTCATCGACAACATCTCGGTCGGGCACGGCCGGCGATCGTTCACCGGGCCGCGGCGGGTTCTCGTCGCGATGTCGGACTGA
- a CDS encoding MFS transporter, whose translation MPGRVPVTLAEPAARPSGGKDGRDDENQEEIPLGRNRQFLLMWAGSGAAVLAERFSAAPFTFVVIYEGYAKGLAGLVAFAALLPQLLVQLPAGVLVDRWDRRRVMIVADLVRLAGIGSVALALVLGHVWLWHLAVVAFVQGTFTVFYTLSERGAVRFVVPRKQLPSALARNEARARAAALGGHPAGGALYELTRWAPFACSAALYLFSLISILLLRGPMPPPPHPAGKTRRSPWAEVREGLAWVWRERDLRIALVLVAVSNMIFQGIILALQFIAKDTGRSPVSVSLILAAGGVGGLLGALAGGRWIQRAGMERIMVVTYLVWALVLPGMALTRDAWLLGGLFALMSGIGASVTVAGTVHQMRVTPDRLQGRVGSVVFLMVSGFSAFGALGAGYLLQEAGTRTAMLVFSAVMAGLAAVAALVFGPRAGRRRSRGRHLAGGRHSR comes from the coding sequence GTGCCTGGCCGGGTCCCGGTGACCCTGGCCGAGCCCGCCGCCCGCCCGTCCGGCGGCAAGGACGGCAGGGACGACGAGAACCAGGAGGAGATCCCGCTCGGCCGCAACCGCCAGTTCCTGCTGATGTGGGCCGGTTCCGGGGCGGCGGTGCTGGCCGAGCGGTTCAGCGCCGCGCCCTTCACCTTCGTGGTGATCTACGAGGGTTACGCCAAGGGCCTGGCCGGTCTGGTCGCGTTCGCCGCGCTGCTGCCCCAGTTGCTGGTGCAGCTGCCGGCCGGGGTGCTCGTGGACCGCTGGGACCGGCGCCGGGTGATGATCGTGGCCGACCTGGTGCGCCTGGCCGGTATCGGCTCGGTGGCGCTCGCGCTGGTGCTCGGGCACGTGTGGCTGTGGCACCTCGCCGTCGTGGCCTTCGTGCAGGGTACCTTCACGGTGTTCTACACGCTGAGCGAGCGCGGGGCGGTCCGTTTCGTCGTCCCCAGGAAGCAACTGCCGAGCGCCCTGGCCCGCAACGAGGCCAGGGCGCGCGCGGCCGCGCTCGGCGGGCACCCGGCCGGCGGCGCCCTGTACGAGCTGACGCGCTGGGCGCCGTTCGCGTGCAGCGCGGCCCTCTACCTGTTCTCGCTGATCAGCATCCTGCTGCTGCGCGGGCCGATGCCCCCGCCACCGCACCCGGCCGGTAAGACCCGCCGTTCCCCGTGGGCCGAGGTGCGCGAAGGGCTGGCCTGGGTGTGGCGCGAGCGCGACCTGCGGATCGCCCTGGTGCTCGTGGCCGTCAGCAACATGATCTTCCAGGGCATCATCCTGGCTCTCCAGTTCATCGCGAAAGACACCGGGCGGTCGCCGGTCTCGGTCAGCCTGATCCTGGCCGCCGGTGGCGTCGGCGGCCTGCTCGGCGCCCTGGCCGGCGGCCGCTGGATCCAGCGCGCCGGGATGGAACGGATCATGGTGGTCACCTACCTGGTCTGGGCCCTGGTGCTGCCCGGCATGGCCCTCACCCGCGACGCCTGGCTGCTGGGTGGCCTGTTCGCGCTGATGTCCGGGATCGGCGCGTCGGTCACCGTGGCCGGCACCGTGCACCAGATGCGGGTCACCCCCGACCGGTTGCAGGGCCGGGTCGGCAGTGTGGTGTTCCTGATGGTCTCCGGCTTCAGCGCCTTCGGGGCGCTCGGGGCCGGATATCTGTTGCAGGAGGCCGGAACCCGCACCGCGATGCTGGTCTTCTCGGCGGTCATGGCCGGCCTGGCCGCCGTCGCCGCGCTGGTGTTCGGCCCCCGCGCCGGCCGCCGCAGGAGCAGGGGCCGGCACCTGGCCGGTGGCCGGCACAGCCGCTGA
- a CDS encoding ornithine carbamoyltransferase has product MRHLISIADLTDDQLRQIVERGAAFAAGERSRALDEAVVGIYFRKTSTRTRTAFSSGALRLGARIVAYGPDDLQTNTGETLDDTGQVFSRMLDGLVARTAAPAAELRAWTGQHRMGVVNAMTTEEHPTQALTDLTTLLRHFGRIDGLRVLYLGEGNNTAAALARALPRFPGTLLDLRTPPGYGVPDELVTGDGVTQRHDLHDLATGYDVVYTTRWQTTGTSKPDPHWRRLFEPFRVGPQLWDGSPEAVFLHDLPAHRGEEVTAGVLDGPHSIAFEQAGNKLYSAMAVLEWCLAGSR; this is encoded by the coding sequence ATGCGTCACCTGATCTCGATCGCCGATCTGACCGACGATCAGCTGCGGCAGATCGTGGAACGGGGCGCCGCCTTCGCCGCCGGCGAGCGGTCCCGGGCCCTGGACGAGGCGGTGGTGGGCATCTACTTCCGGAAGACGTCCACCCGCACCCGCACCGCGTTCTCCAGCGGCGCACTGCGGCTGGGCGCGCGGATCGTCGCCTACGGACCCGACGACCTCCAGACCAACACCGGCGAGACGCTGGACGACACCGGGCAGGTGTTCTCCCGCATGCTCGACGGCCTGGTCGCCCGCACCGCGGCCCCGGCCGCCGAGCTGCGCGCCTGGACCGGGCAGCACCGGATGGGCGTGGTGAACGCGATGACCACCGAGGAGCACCCGACCCAGGCCCTGACCGACCTGACCACGCTGCTGCGGCATTTCGGCCGGATCGACGGGCTGCGCGTGCTCTACCTGGGCGAGGGCAACAACACCGCGGCCGCCCTGGCCCGGGCCCTGCCCCGGTTCCCCGGCACCCTGCTCGACCTGCGCACCCCACCCGGCTACGGGGTGCCGGACGAGCTGGTCACCGGTGACGGTGTCACCCAGCGACACGACCTGCACGACCTGGCCACGGGGTACGACGTGGTGTACACCACCCGCTGGCAGACCACCGGCACCAGCAAGCCCGACCCGCACTGGCGGCGGCTGTTCGAGCCGTTCCGGGTGGGCCCGCAGCTGTGGGACGGAAGCCCGGAAGCCGTTTTCCTGCACGACCTTCCGGCTCACCGTGGCGAGGAGGTGACCGCCGGGGTGCTGGACGGCCCGCACAGCATCGCCTTCGAGCAGGCCGGCAACAAGCTGTACAGCGCGATGGCGGTGCTGGAGTGGTGCCTGGCCGGGTCCCGGTGA